Part of the Aquimarina sp. TRL1 genome, TAGTTCTTATTCTCAGGAAATGAATCCACTTCTTTTTTAACATCCCTTTCTATATTTAATAATACAGCTATCCGTTGGTCTGCTTTCTTCTTATAAGACACCACCCACTCTTCTGATAAACTGTTCTTTATACAATCATTCCATAATAAAAGCTGGTATTGCAATGAGTCATTATCAGAATAGCGTTGCTTTAGACTATCAATTCTATCAACCTCCATAACAACTTCTCCAAAATAATGCTCTATGGATCTCTTAGCTTTAAAATAATCTTTATATAGTACAGTTGCATTTTTACGAATTTCAACCGCTTCAGCCATTCTATTTGAATGCTTTTCTTTAGCTTTCAGGTATTCTTGTCTTTGAGCAGAATCTCCATTTTTTTCTCCTTCAGAAAAGATCAAGTTATCCCTAAAAAGTATTCTGGCGTACTCCTGCTGAACAAATTGCATTCCTGACCCATCTTTTTTTCCTAAGAAGTTCCAACCGTGCAGATCATCTATATAACCATTTTGATCATCATCGATTCCATTATTAGGAATTTCTTTAGTATTTACCCATATCTGCTCTTTCAAAGCAGGATGCGCTATATATACCGGCATGTCAATCACTGCAACAATAACCGTATCCCCTCCGGTCATTGACAATTTTTGATATGCTTTATCCAAGCTGATACCTGGAAGACTATCCGCTATTATATCTTTATAATACCATTGCGGTATGTTTTTAATATCTTTTATACTGGTAAGTGTATCTTTCACAACAGACACAGGAAGTGTCGTTTTCTTTAATTGTTGTGCATTTATATTCCAAAAAACGATATAATAAAGGAGGATTATACCGCTAAACCATTTTTTTTTATTCATACTTAACGTTGGATTACCCACATTTAGAAAAAAAAGAGGGAAATCCTCTTTAATACCATAATTTGTAACCTTCCCCCCTAAAAAAACATTCTTTTTTAGCGGTTTTTACATTACAATTGGTATAAATATAAAACTTCGCACATAAAAAATCCCCTATTTTACTCGTTAACTAAGTAAAAAAGGGGACCACTAACTAGCTTTACCTTACGTGGTTTTCTTGTTGTACCACGATAGCAGATGTAGCAATGCATCTAGGTTTATCAGGATCAACCGTATCTCCTCCCCCGTCACCTGCGCCATTTCTACCTCCCCCTCTAACGTAAGACGATTCTATTTTTGATACTTTAAATTTTTCTAATGTTAGTTTTTCTTTTTGATTTTTTTTCATGTTTGCGTGTCTTAGTGATATTGTAAAAGTATTATCTATTGAGGAAAAAACAGCTGTTTTCACCCCTTGCACTTCTCTTGATTCATAAATAAAGACTCATAAATCACATAAAGTCAATATTTTAAAAATCATGAAGATTCCATTTTGCTCAGTTGTTTTATAAAATAAGACGGGTACATTCCGTTCTTTTTCAAGAAAAATTTAGAAAAAGTTTCTGCACTTTTAAATCCTACTTCACCTGCAATTGCTTTAATTGTATATTTTCTAAAAGAAGGATCTTCTTTTAATTTTTCCAAAGCATACTCTATTCTAAGATCATTGAGATATGTCGGAAAATTTTTATCTCTGTAAAAATTAATTGTTTTAGACAGATAACTAGAATTCGTTTTGAATAATTTGGAAAGAGAAGACAGTGTAATGTTTTTATCCAGGAATCCTTTTTTTTGCTCGAATTCTTCAAGGCATTTCAAAATATGTTCTGCAATTTCCTGTGGCACTTCTAAAGTTACCTTATCAGATGGTGGCACGATAACCTCAACTTCTTTTGTATCCTCTTTGAGTATCTGATTAAATTTTTTCTTAAGCATCCGTTGTCGTTGATAAAAATAACCAAGTATTAAAACAAACAATAGAAATAAAGCGCCAACTATATAATTAAGATTTATCTTATCGCTCTCCAACTTTGTAATCAACTCCTCTTTTTCTGCTATCATTTTAGGGATATCAAACTTTTCAATAATCTTCTTACTCAAATAAATTTGATTACTATTCAATGCTTTGTCTAATGCAATCAATTTCTCCAGGTATACTAATTGCTGTTCTTGATCTCCCTGATTTCTATAATATGATGTTAGATAGTTATACGCTTCTCTACTTTCCGGAATTAAGTCTTTGGTTTTCTGAAATATCGTATCTACTTTTTTATAGTATACAATCGCCTGCTCCTTATTCCCTATTTGATCTTGAATTTTTCCCAGATAGTAATAGGCTTCCCCTATATCACTTTG contains:
- a CDS encoding S8 family serine peptidase; amino-acid sequence: MNKKKWFSGIILLYYIVFWNINAQQLKKTTLPVSVVKDTLTSIKDIKNIPQWYYKDIIADSLPGISLDKAYQKLSMTGGDTVIVAVIDMPVYIAHPALKEQIWVNTKEIPNNGIDDDQNGYIDDLHGWNFLGKKDGSGMQFVQQEYARILFRDNLIFSEGEKNGDSAQRQEYLKAKEKHSNRMAEAVEIRKNATVLYKDYFKAKRSIEHYFGEVVMEVDRIDSLKQRYSDNDSLQYQLLLWNDCIKNSLSEEWVVSYKKKADQRIAVLLNIERDVKKEVDSFPENKNYINYGHHNIAAHASEMKHGTLVAGMLGVSRNSAIDNFKGISDRILVMPICVSANGDPHDKDIALAIRYAVDQGAKVINMSFGKAFSLHPEWVDEALEYAEKKGVLVVTSAGNTATNLNENTNRYYPNDYGTKEKEEVVDNVIMVGASSYLINSKLAASFSSYGNRYVDIFAPGDQIRTTVPEASYRKDRGTSLSSALVSGIAALLYQYYPTLEVGEIKEIILKSGVRYTFPVAVPGAEKNEKMPFSSLSKSGSIANAYRALLMAEKKVASKAE
- a CDS encoding helix-turn-helix domain-containing protein, producing MRTTTVIILLLSIGIMSKGHLQEKADMDTSSLIDKSYIDLGAGFSRATSLAIKEQYVAAFIEKARKEKDTLYILGGFQLYTLAYKGEKAIQYADSIIHYTKEKPDSQYPAVAYLVKGIEYDKQGNFKKALDNFIMGNTYASRFFNVEVAYKCNYKIGVLKDRLGEYEEAISIHKHNAVFAEKHKKKIGKQSMILSTFGLAFSYKNLKKLDSAYYYNDLGLQSAREIKNEELVQHFLLNEGIINYWDRQYTVAREKISETLKYFEKENKQSDIGEAYYYLGKIQDQIGNKEQAIVYYKKVDTIFQKTKDLIPESREAYNYLTSYYRNQGDQEQQLVYLEKLIALDKALNSNQIYLSKKIIEKFDIPKMIAEKEELITKLESDKINLNYIVGALFLLFVLILGYFYQRQRMLKKKFNQILKEDTKEVEVIVPPSDKVTLEVPQEIAEHILKCLEEFEQKKGFLDKNITLSSLSKLFKTNSSYLSKTINFYRDKNFPTYLNDLRIEYALEKLKEDPSFRKYTIKAIAGEVGFKSAETFSKFFLKKNGMYPSYFIKQLSKMESS